In Phycisphaeraceae bacterium, a genomic segment contains:
- a CDS encoding aldehyde dehydrogenase family protein — protein sequence MHASLTKVPSNLVGGSWIALDAGELRSINPARPSQIVWHGRGEVGHVRQAVDAARTAFEAFRDVTFERRAALLRKYAELCKVHAERIAAIITDETGKTLWESRAEAAALAAKVEITLDAGAHSGLSRVSPFSFDLAPTRAGWCVFRPHGVMAIIGPYNFPAHLPNGHFVPALAMGNTVVFKPSDKAPGVGQLLGEIMLEALEAEGLPPGVFNVVQGGAAVAQALVTHDDIDGILFTGSWPVGRKILEANLDRPGRIVALEMGGNNPAVVLADADLKQAAIEIARSAFVTTGQRCTCTRRVIAHEAIADRLFAGVAKIASNLLVGDPRAEHPVFYGPIISQASRQAVLEFQSRAARSGSRVWVESSAMSGEGFYVTPSMIEVERFSATDGDDAGCDVEVFGPLLRVTRCGDLDEAIAQANATRYGLAASIFTRDQRAAERFVSRARAGCINVNTGTAGASSKLPFGGLGLSGNHRPAGSFSLDYCAMPIAQMIERGDGASLAPGMTFEPSWLG from the coding sequence ATGCACGCATCACTGACGAAGGTGCCTTCGAATCTTGTTGGGGGATCGTGGATCGCGCTGGACGCTGGAGAGTTGCGCTCGATCAACCCGGCCAGGCCGAGCCAGATCGTGTGGCATGGTCGAGGCGAGGTCGGGCATGTGCGGCAGGCGGTGGACGCGGCGCGTACAGCGTTTGAGGCATTTCGCGATGTAACATTCGAGAGACGAGCCGCTCTGCTGCGCAAGTACGCGGAGCTTTGCAAGGTGCATGCCGAGCGCATTGCGGCAATTATCACCGACGAAACCGGCAAGACGCTGTGGGAGTCGCGGGCCGAAGCGGCAGCATTGGCCGCCAAGGTGGAGATTACGCTTGATGCGGGCGCACACAGCGGTCTGTCGCGCGTGTCACCATTCTCGTTTGATCTTGCGCCGACGCGGGCGGGGTGGTGCGTGTTCCGGCCTCACGGCGTGATGGCGATCATCGGGCCGTACAACTTCCCGGCGCATCTTCCCAACGGGCACTTTGTGCCGGCGCTGGCGATGGGCAACACGGTGGTGTTCAAGCCTTCGGATAAGGCGCCGGGAGTCGGCCAATTGCTCGGCGAGATCATGCTCGAAGCGCTCGAGGCCGAGGGCTTGCCGCCGGGGGTGTTCAACGTCGTACAGGGCGGGGCGGCGGTCGCGCAGGCGCTGGTGACGCACGACGACATCGACGGGATTCTCTTTACCGGGTCGTGGCCGGTGGGGCGAAAGATCCTCGAGGCGAATCTTGACCGGCCGGGGCGGATTGTCGCGCTCGAGATGGGCGGGAATAACCCGGCGGTGGTCCTGGCCGATGCCGATCTCAAGCAGGCGGCGATCGAGATCGCGCGATCGGCGTTCGTGACCACCGGGCAGCGCTGCACCTGCACGCGGCGGGTGATCGCGCACGAGGCGATCGCGGACCGGCTGTTTGCGGGCGTGGCGAAGATCGCGTCGAACCTTCTCGTCGGCGACCCGCGGGCCGAGCATCCGGTTTTCTATGGGCCGATCATCAGCCAGGCATCGCGGCAGGCGGTGCTTGAGTTTCAGTCGCGTGCTGCGCGCAGCGGTTCGCGTGTGTGGGTCGAGTCGAGCGCGATGAGCGGCGAAGGGTTTTATGTGACGCCCTCGATGATCGAGGTCGAACGCTTCAGCGCGACCGACGGTGACGATGCGGGCTGCGATGTCGAGGTCTTCGGGCCGCTGCTGCGCGTGACACGCTGCGGCGACCTTGACGAGGCAATCGCGCAGGCCAATGCGACGCGCTACGGGTTGGCGGCGTCGATCTTCACGCGCGACCAGCGTGCGGCCGAGCGGTTTGTGTCGCGGGCCCGCGCCGGGTGCATCAATGTCAACACGGGCACGGCGGGGGCGAGCAGCAAACTGCCGTTCGGCGGGCTGGGGCTCAGCGGCAACCACCGCCCGGCGGGCTCGTTCAGCCTCGACTACTGCGCGATGCCGATTGCGCAGATGATCGAGCGCGGCGATGGGGCGTCGCTTGCGCCGGGCATGACGTTTGAACCCTCGTGGCTTGGCTGA
- a CDS encoding TolC family protein, with protein sequence MNDQPCPSARRRRGHRDVSEGVLIAALLLSIAAAFGCERYERRPLDLDAARSDWLERSLVEASVLSYEKETGVFDPSDGLSLAEAEAVLLVFNAPLRLARLEAGVARATAKHAGQWVDPVLGVDLERIVSGGGGGWVTGTVLGLTIPISGRLEAEKALAGAELAVALDRLAALEWATRAALRERWIEWSAARLEADLLAELIERLGEAASLAERQLEAGAMTRVSARLFRVELAGREADLISLQAHVLELELHLRDMLGLVPHSPLTLVPSVSFAARATEADTLRELLETSNPELAAVRGAYEVAERALRTEVRRQYPDVTIGPGYGSDQGDRRILLGLSVPVPLVNRNQQGIAMAQARREVERGRFATTYEHLSSQLAIALMRLEAGRAQRSAVETSVIPLAGEQEADVRRAASLGRVEPLLLLEALKSQHDAQVRFVQARAAEALGAIRLDELIGPPSHRSAD encoded by the coding sequence GTGAACGATCAACCGTGCCCTTCTGCGCGCCGGCGCAGAGGCCATCGCGACGTGAGCGAGGGTGTGCTCATCGCCGCACTGCTGCTGAGCATTGCAGCTGCGTTCGGCTGCGAACGCTACGAACGACGCCCGCTTGATCTCGACGCTGCGCGCAGCGACTGGCTGGAGCGCAGCCTCGTCGAGGCGAGCGTGCTGTCGTACGAGAAGGAGACTGGAGTGTTCGACCCGAGCGACGGGCTGTCGCTGGCCGAGGCCGAGGCGGTGCTGCTCGTGTTCAACGCGCCGCTGCGGCTGGCGCGGCTCGAAGCGGGCGTCGCGCGGGCAACGGCCAAGCACGCCGGCCAGTGGGTGGACCCGGTGCTGGGCGTGGATCTCGAACGCATCGTCTCGGGCGGCGGGGGCGGATGGGTGACGGGAACGGTTTTGGGGTTGACGATCCCGATCTCCGGACGGCTCGAAGCCGAGAAAGCACTGGCCGGGGCCGAACTGGCCGTCGCGCTCGATCGGCTCGCGGCGCTCGAGTGGGCGACGCGCGCGGCCCTGCGCGAACGATGGATCGAGTGGTCGGCCGCGCGCCTTGAGGCCGACCTACTGGCCGAACTGATCGAGCGACTGGGCGAGGCCGCGTCGCTGGCCGAGAGACAGCTCGAGGCAGGTGCAATGACGCGCGTGTCGGCCCGGCTGTTTCGCGTGGAACTGGCCGGGCGCGAGGCCGACCTGATCTCGCTGCAGGCGCATGTGTTGGAACTTGAACTGCACCTGCGCGACATGCTCGGACTGGTGCCGCACAGTCCGCTGACGCTTGTGCCCAGTGTGTCGTTCGCGGCGCGCGCGACCGAGGCGGACACGCTGCGTGAGTTGCTGGAAACATCCAACCCCGAACTGGCCGCGGTGCGCGGCGCGTATGAAGTGGCCGAACGCGCACTGCGCACCGAGGTGCGGCGGCAGTACCCGGACGTGACGATCGGGCCGGGTTATGGCTCGGATCAGGGGGACAGGCGGATCCTGCTGGGACTGTCGGTACCGGTGCCGCTGGTCAATCGCAATCAGCAGGGTATTGCGATGGCGCAGGCCCGCCGCGAAGTTGAACGCGGCCGCTTCGCGACGACATATGAGCATCTTTCGTCGCAACTGGCCATTGCGTTGATGCGGCTGGAGGCGGGCCGCGCTCAGCGATCCGCGGTGGAGACAAGCGTCATTCCACTCGCGGGCGAACAGGAAGCCGACGTGCGTCGCGCAGCGTCGCTGGGTCGCGTGGAGCCGTTGCTGCTGCTCGAAGCGCTCAAGTCGCAGCACGATGCACAAGTCCGGTTCGTTCAGGCTCGAGCGGCCGAGGCCCTCGGTGCGATCAGGCTTGATGAACTCATTGGACCACCCTCGCACAGGTCTGCCGACTGA
- a CDS encoding RluA family pseudouridine synthase, producing the protein MSELIGPGGKVDPEAVRLAYEQAGEADDAAALGRVRFELQRDTQGRLDKYLTSRITFMSRTRLAALIDEGGVSVNGRAAKASTKLRVGDVVEVVIPPPPSSDIAPEAMPLEVLYEDDDLIVVNKQADLIVHPARSELSGTLINGLAHHFAGSSGGGLSRVGQEFARPGVIHRLDRNTTGCIVVAKTDEAHWKIARQFEQRTTDKRYLALVHGHVRPDCVVFDQPLGPHPSREKGYREKVVVRHDDLGKPSLTIARVRERYRDHARPVGNQEFSLVELELKTGRTHQIRVHLSHAGWPIVGDDMYGGRALEAAGGRAIIARQALHAALLAFEHPRRTGEAMVLVAPLPADLIAAVSLLRASSAVEAVEVGGTVSMKRLGLG; encoded by the coding sequence ATGAGCGAGCTGATCGGTCCCGGCGGCAAGGTCGATCCCGAGGCGGTGCGGCTGGCCTATGAGCAGGCGGGCGAGGCTGATGACGCGGCGGCGCTGGGGCGCGTGCGCTTCGAGCTGCAGCGCGACACGCAGGGCAGGCTCGACAAGTATCTCACGAGCCGCATCACGTTCATGAGCCGCACACGGCTGGCGGCACTGATCGACGAGGGCGGCGTGAGCGTCAACGGCCGCGCCGCCAAGGCCTCGACGAAGCTGCGCGTGGGCGATGTGGTCGAGGTCGTGATCCCCCCGCCGCCATCTTCAGACATCGCGCCCGAGGCGATGCCGCTCGAGGTGCTCTACGAGGATGACGACCTGATCGTGGTCAACAAGCAGGCCGACCTGATCGTCCACCCGGCGCGGAGCGAACTGAGCGGCACGCTGATCAATGGCCTGGCGCATCACTTTGCGGGGTCGTCGGGCGGGGGGCTGTCGCGCGTCGGGCAGGAGTTCGCGCGGCCCGGCGTCATCCACCGGCTCGACCGCAACACGACCGGGTGCATTGTGGTTGCCAAGACCGACGAGGCGCACTGGAAGATCGCCCGCCAGTTCGAGCAGCGCACCACCGACAAGCGCTACCTCGCCCTCGTGCATGGGCATGTGAGGCCTGACTGCGTGGTGTTTGATCAACCGCTCGGCCCGCATCCGTCGCGCGAGAAGGGCTACCGCGAGAAGGTGGTCGTGCGGCACGACGACCTGGGCAAGCCGAGCCTGACGATCGCGCGGGTGCGTGAGCGCTACCGCGACCACGCGCGGCCCGTGGGGAATCAGGAGTTTTCGCTGGTCGAACTCGAACTCAAGACAGGGCGCACGCACCAGATCCGCGTGCATCTGTCGCACGCCGGCTGGCCGATCGTCGGCGACGACATGTACGGCGGACGGGCGCTCGAGGCGGCGGGCGGGCGCGCGATCATCGCGCGTCAGGCGCTGCACGCGGCGCTGCTGGCCTTTGAGCATCCGCGGCGGACGGGCGAGGCGATGGTGCTGGTCGCCCCGCTGCCCGCAGACCTGATCGCGGCGGTGTCGCTGCTGCGCGCGAGCAGCGCGGTCGAAGCGGTCGAGGTGGGCGGCACGGTGTCGATGAAGCGGCTGGGGCTGGGGTGA
- a CDS encoding efflux RND transporter permease subunit, translating into MLRHLIAFSLKQSSLVLLCAAAMLVYTVARLPTMPVDVFPELNAPTVVILTEAGGLAADEVEQFVTFPLESAVNGLPGVRRVRSASAISLSLIWVEFDWNTDIYRARQLVGERMAGVRGALPPGVEPTMTPIASITGEIMLLALSSPDGSVSPLDLRAYAEFELRSKLLAISGVSQVSAIGGELPEYQINVRQDLLTLYGLTIADVVKAAREAHSTASAGYLSDVDRAELPMRQAARVSSVRDIAATMVTMNNGLPITIGEIADVTLGGAPKRGTAANRGVPAVVMSIQKSPGTNTLKLTQTIDEALAQIERTLPPGMMVDKDVFRQSHFIERSVNNLMHVLRDATIIVAVILILFLLNVRTTIITLTALPLSLAAALLTLDGLGLTLNVMTLGGLAVAIGELVDDAIIDVENVHRRLHENAQLPEAERKGRVEVIYAASNEIRSSVVWATVLICIVFLPLILLEGLEGRFFKPLAITYIVSILASLVVALTVTPALCKILLRPRNSAGGAGNQSPVKRAHGDRFLVRWLKRFYEPSLRWSLHHRVLVLGTALAATGLSLLLARSFGTSFLPEFNEGSFTVFVSSPPGTSLEESHRAAMAIEQRLILIPGVHSVTRRTGRAERDEHAEPVSNSELDILVASDGNMIAIRKEIAAIAKAVPGVTVQIGQPIEHRLSHILSGTPAAIAINVYGEDLSTLRTLARQIETELKSIPGARDVAANREVLITSLPIRYRHQDLAAAGLTPASAAEQVQMALYGEVVAEVNQGMRRYAMVVRLDTIERESIDHVRNLMLRGTAEDGKPGPTVRLRDVADIGLEKSPNIITRENAQRKAVISCNVADGSNLGDLVAQVKRRVEPIVQRSGYHVEFGGQFEAQQSASRTLLLAGGGIALVMLLLLQIATGSLKVAVLVMINLPLATIGGIAAIFITDSLMHTGLIRNTMSLFGAGSALYVAPVLSIASLVGFITLFGIAVRNGILLVNHYRHLIEIDRKPIAEAIVQGSMERLVPILMTALSAALALVPLALASGKPGSELLAPLAVVVLGGLLTSTFLNLIVVPAGYALVHRVAMSSSPDLSKSPKEVSPTKIVVKENQNDVAV; encoded by the coding sequence ATGCTCAGGCACCTGATTGCATTTTCGCTCAAACAATCGTCGCTCGTGCTGCTCTGCGCTGCGGCGATGCTCGTCTACACGGTGGCGCGACTGCCGACGATGCCGGTCGACGTGTTCCCTGAACTCAACGCCCCCACCGTCGTGATTCTGACGGAGGCTGGAGGTCTGGCAGCAGACGAGGTGGAGCAGTTCGTCACATTTCCGCTCGAGTCAGCAGTCAATGGGCTGCCTGGAGTACGGCGGGTGCGCAGCGCGTCGGCCATTTCGCTTTCGTTGATCTGGGTCGAGTTCGACTGGAACACCGACATCTACCGCGCGCGGCAACTGGTGGGCGAACGCATGGCCGGAGTACGCGGTGCGCTGCCTCCTGGCGTCGAGCCGACCATGACACCGATTGCGAGCATCACGGGCGAGATCATGCTGCTCGCGCTGTCCTCGCCCGATGGCAGCGTGAGCCCGCTGGATCTGCGGGCGTATGCCGAGTTTGAACTGCGGAGCAAGCTGCTGGCGATCTCGGGCGTGTCTCAGGTCTCGGCGATCGGGGGCGAACTGCCTGAATATCAGATCAACGTCAGACAGGATCTTCTGACGCTCTATGGCCTGACGATCGCGGATGTGGTCAAGGCCGCCCGCGAGGCGCACAGCACCGCGAGCGCCGGATATCTCTCGGATGTGGACCGGGCGGAGCTGCCGATGCGACAGGCGGCGCGCGTGAGCAGCGTGCGGGATATTGCGGCGACGATGGTGACGATGAACAACGGCCTGCCTATTACCATCGGTGAAATTGCGGATGTGACGCTGGGGGGTGCACCAAAGCGCGGCACGGCTGCCAATCGGGGTGTTCCCGCGGTCGTGATGTCGATCCAGAAGTCTCCGGGCACCAACACGCTGAAGCTGACGCAGACGATCGATGAAGCACTGGCGCAGATCGAACGGACCCTTCCGCCCGGCATGATGGTCGACAAGGACGTCTTCAGGCAAAGCCACTTCATCGAGCGATCGGTCAACAACCTGATGCATGTTCTGCGTGATGCGACGATCATCGTTGCTGTGATTCTGATTCTGTTCCTGCTCAACGTGCGCACGACGATCATCACGCTGACGGCCCTTCCGCTCTCGCTTGCGGCGGCGCTGCTCACGCTCGACGGCCTCGGACTGACACTCAACGTCATGACGCTCGGCGGACTTGCGGTGGCGATCGGCGAACTGGTTGACGATGCGATTATCGATGTCGAAAACGTGCACCGTCGCCTGCATGAGAACGCGCAGCTGCCCGAAGCGGAGCGCAAGGGCCGCGTCGAAGTGATTTACGCTGCGAGCAACGAGATTCGTTCGTCGGTGGTGTGGGCTACGGTCCTGATCTGCATTGTGTTCCTGCCGCTGATTCTTCTTGAGGGTCTTGAAGGGCGGTTTTTCAAGCCGCTAGCGATCACATACATCGTTTCAATCTTGGCGTCTCTTGTCGTCGCACTGACGGTGACGCCAGCATTGTGCAAAATTCTGCTGCGGCCGCGTAATTCTGCAGGTGGAGCCGGGAACCAGAGCCCGGTGAAGCGCGCTCACGGCGACCGGTTTCTCGTGCGCTGGCTCAAGCGTTTCTATGAACCCTCGCTGCGGTGGTCGCTCCATCACCGCGTGCTGGTGCTGGGAACGGCTCTTGCCGCCACGGGGCTGTCCCTGCTGCTTGCTCGTTCGTTTGGAACGTCGTTCCTGCCGGAGTTCAACGAGGGTTCGTTCACGGTTTTTGTGTCATCGCCACCGGGAACTTCGCTCGAAGAGAGCCATCGCGCGGCCATGGCGATCGAGCAGCGGCTGATCCTGATTCCCGGTGTGCACAGCGTGACGCGACGCACCGGGCGGGCCGAGCGCGACGAACACGCTGAGCCCGTCAGCAACAGCGAACTGGACATACTCGTGGCTTCCGATGGCAACATGATTGCCATTCGCAAAGAGATCGCTGCGATTGCAAAAGCTGTTCCGGGCGTGACAGTGCAGATCGGCCAGCCCATCGAGCATCGACTTTCGCACATTCTCTCGGGCACGCCGGCTGCTATTGCAATTAACGTCTATGGCGAGGATCTTTCCACACTTCGCACCCTGGCCCGGCAGATCGAAACCGAACTCAAGAGCATCCCCGGGGCGCGCGATGTGGCCGCCAACCGCGAGGTCCTCATCACCAGCCTTCCGATCCGGTACCGGCATCAGGATCTCGCAGCCGCCGGGCTCACGCCTGCGAGCGCTGCTGAGCAGGTGCAGATGGCTCTCTATGGCGAAGTGGTCGCCGAGGTAAACCAAGGCATGCGGCGGTACGCGATGGTCGTCCGGCTCGACACGATTGAACGCGAAAGCATCGATCATGTTCGCAATCTGATGCTTCGCGGAACGGCGGAGGATGGCAAGCCTGGGCCGACTGTCCGGCTGCGTGATGTGGCCGACATCGGCCTCGAAAAGTCCCCCAACATCATCACCCGCGAAAACGCTCAGCGCAAGGCGGTGATTTCCTGCAATGTGGCCGACGGATCGAACCTCGGCGATCTCGTCGCGCAAGTGAAGCGCCGCGTCGAGCCAATTGTGCAGCGTTCGGGTTATCATGTTGAGTTTGGGGGTCAGTTTGAGGCCCAGCAGTCGGCCAGTCGTACGTTGCTGCTCGCGGGCGGTGGCATCGCGCTCGTCATGCTCCTGCTGTTGCAGATCGCGACGGGTTCACTCAAGGTTGCTGTTCTGGTGATGATCAATCTGCCGCTGGCGACCATAGGCGGGATCGCAGCGATCTTCATCACCGACTCGCTGATGCACACAGGACTCATCAGAAACACCATGAGCCTGTTTGGAGCGGGCTCAGCGCTGTATGTCGCACCGGTGCTGTCGATCGCTAGTCTTGTCGGCTTCATTACGCTTTTCGGCATCGCGGTCCGCAATGGAATCCTGCTGGTCAACCATTATCGTCACCTCATTGAAATCGACAGGAAGCCCATTGCCGAAGCAATCGTGCAAGGTTCAATGGAGCGGCTGGTGCCGATCCTCATGACCGCACTCTCGGCAGCGCTTGCTCTGGTGCCACTCGCGCTAGCTTCTGGAAAACCCGGAAGTGAACTGCTCGCGCCGCTGGCGGTGGTGGTGCTGGGTGGCCTGCTGACGTCGACGTTCCTGAATCTCATCGTTGTGCCGGCGGGCTATGCGCTTGTCCATCGTGTGGCCATGTCGTCCTCGCCTGATCTATCCAAATCACCGAAGGAGGTATCGCCGACCAAGATCGTCGTGAAGGAAAACCAAAATGACGTCGCAGTGTGA
- a CDS encoding potassium/proton antiporter, giving the protein MPSLSLAITEPMATGLLLLVFGLLIAFSVLFTRALDRMGIPVVLLFLVLGMLGGSEGLGGIVFDDYELAFRFGTIALVLILFDGGLNTAHSSIRRSLAPASLLATAGVLGTAGMVAVLARLMGLSWAQALLIGAIVSSTDAAAVFAVLRGGSLRVKEPVRSTLELESCVNDPMAVILTMTVVSTLGPALGGGLTWHLALTVPLQLLIGAVVGVGIGIGGRWLLNRAILSTTGLYPVATLAIAFLSFGVATVSYGSGFLSVFATAAVLGNGPLPYKMGLTRVHDAIAWFAQVSMFLMLGLLVFPSRLLDVAGVGLMLGLLLAVVARPMVAAACLLPFRWPLRHVLFTSWVGIRGAVPIVLATIPIMAGIPGGDRVFDIVFFIVVVSALVPGASIVPLTRMLRLETRTPPPPAAMLEMHSLRRLNGDIHIYRIHETVAVSGAHLREIEFPEGVSVLLVIRGDTLIPARGSTRLAPGDFVYVFCAHGDEGRVGLLFGENIEA; this is encoded by the coding sequence ATGCCATCGCTCTCACTCGCCATCACCGAACCCATGGCCACGGGCCTGCTGCTGCTGGTCTTTGGCCTGCTCATCGCCTTCAGCGTGCTCTTCACGCGCGCGCTCGATCGCATGGGCATCCCCGTCGTGTTGCTCTTTCTCGTGCTGGGCATGCTCGGCGGGTCCGAGGGCCTGGGCGGCATTGTCTTTGACGATTACGAACTGGCCTTCCGCTTCGGCACGATCGCCCTGGTCCTGATTCTCTTCGATGGCGGACTCAACACCGCTCATTCGTCGATCCGGCGCAGTCTGGCTCCCGCTTCGCTGCTGGCGACGGCCGGAGTGCTGGGCACGGCAGGCATGGTCGCGGTGCTGGCCCGCCTGATGGGGCTGTCGTGGGCCCAGGCGCTGCTGATCGGCGCGATTGTCAGTTCGACCGACGCCGCCGCGGTCTTTGCCGTCCTGCGCGGCGGGAGCCTGCGCGTCAAGGAGCCCGTCCGCAGCACCCTCGAACTCGAGTCGTGCGTCAACGATCCGATGGCCGTGATCCTGACGATGACGGTCGTCAGCACGCTGGGGCCGGCACTGGGCGGCGGTCTGACGTGGCACCTGGCCCTGACCGTGCCGCTCCAGTTGCTCATCGGTGCGGTGGTCGGCGTCGGCATCGGTATCGGCGGCCGCTGGCTGCTCAACCGCGCGATCCTCTCGACCACCGGCCTCTATCCCGTGGCGACGCTGGCCATCGCGTTCCTTTCCTTCGGCGTGGCGACGGTTAGTTACGGCAGCGGCTTTCTGTCGGTGTTCGCGACGGCGGCGGTGCTCGGCAACGGCCCGCTGCCCTACAAGATGGGACTGACGCGCGTCCACGACGCCATCGCCTGGTTCGCGCAGGTCTCGATGTTTCTCATGCTCGGCCTGCTCGTCTTCCCCAGCCGCCTGCTCGATGTCGCCGGCGTCGGGCTCATGCTCGGGCTGCTGCTGGCGGTGGTGGCGCGGCCGATGGTCGCGGCCGCCTGCCTGCTGCCGTTCCGCTGGCCGCTGAGGCATGTTCTGTTCACATCGTGGGTGGGCATTCGCGGGGCGGTGCCGATCGTGCTGGCGACGATCCCGATCATGGCGGGCATCCCCGGCGGCGACCGCGTGTTCGACATCGTCTTTTTCATCGTCGTCGTCAGCGCGCTGGTGCCGGGCGCGAGCATCGTGCCGCTGACGCGCATGCTCAGGCTCGAAACCCGCACGCCGCCCCCGCCCGCGGCCATGCTCGAGATGCACTCGCTGCGGCGGCTCAACGGCGACATCCACATCTACCGCATCCACGAGACGGTCGCGGTCAGCGGGGCGCATCTGCGCGAGATCGAGTTCCCCGAGGGCGTCTCGGTGCTGCTGGTCATCCGCGGCGACACACTCATCCCCGCGCGCGGTTCAACGCGCCTGGCGCCGGGCGACTTTGTCTATGTCTTCTGCGCCCACGGCGATGAGGGGCGCGTGGGCCTGCTCTTCGGCGAGAACATCGAGGCCTGA
- a CDS encoding efflux RND transporter periplasmic adaptor subunit, with product MPDTAALRCFPPDFKAALAVALLLLGGCTPRPDTPPPAAGQGDADRPTNRVDINASVRQNLGITFASVERRNVASTLRVPGRFELLPTAQREYRSAASGTVELLVEQYQAVEAGTPLYKLDAPRWREMQSELVDAEAAERLAQAAVDSIGPLLDAHHHHHHEIQNIVDLWSARVTTLEQLQASGGALSEEVAQARAAMATARADLAETLETEAELLARRSQSDAQLEAARARLDFLYEAAGTLVGMSASDLRAPSASNASVPRWRTVGAIEVRALAPGVVESVHVVSGGVIDQQARVLSTVEPQRVRFRAVALQSDLPRLADGQRASVVPAQATSVSHPFAGTLRLAPTADPERRTVDLILVSDDGVAAPLWARAGVSAFLEIVLSGTTHKELAIPLRCVARDGTQAIVFRRDPADPDKAIRLEADLGLDDGRWVVIKSGVAEGNEIVLDGVYQLMVATSGSITRGGHFHPDGTFHEGDD from the coding sequence ATGCCCGACACTGCTGCACTCCGTTGCTTCCCGCCAGACTTCAAGGCTGCTCTGGCGGTGGCCCTGCTTCTGCTCGGTGGCTGCACGCCAAGGCCCGACACCCCACCTCCTGCGGCTGGCCAGGGCGACGCAGACCGGCCGACCAATCGCGTGGACATCAACGCGAGTGTGCGGCAGAACCTTGGGATCACGTTTGCGTCCGTCGAGCGTCGCAACGTTGCGAGCACGCTGCGCGTGCCTGGGCGCTTCGAGCTGCTGCCGACGGCGCAGCGCGAGTATCGCTCGGCGGCTTCGGGCACGGTTGAACTGCTCGTCGAGCAGTATCAGGCCGTCGAAGCGGGGACGCCGCTTTACAAGCTCGACGCGCCCCGCTGGCGCGAGATGCAGAGCGAACTGGTCGATGCCGAGGCCGCAGAGAGGCTTGCGCAAGCCGCAGTGGACAGTATCGGGCCGCTGCTGGATGCTCATCATCATCATCACCACGAGATCCAGAACATCGTCGATCTGTGGTCAGCGCGAGTGACCACGCTTGAACAGCTTCAGGCCAGCGGCGGCGCGCTGAGTGAAGAAGTGGCGCAGGCCCGTGCGGCCATGGCGACCGCCCGCGCCGACCTGGCCGAGACACTCGAGACCGAAGCCGAGCTGCTCGCTCGCCGCAGTCAGTCAGATGCTCAACTCGAGGCGGCCAGAGCGCGACTCGACTTTCTGTACGAAGCTGCGGGAACGCTGGTGGGCATGAGTGCCAGCGATCTTCGCGCACCTTCGGCGTCCAATGCGAGCGTGCCCAGATGGCGCACCGTCGGAGCCATCGAAGTCCGAGCCCTGGCACCCGGAGTCGTCGAGAGCGTGCATGTGGTTTCGGGAGGCGTGATAGACCAGCAGGCCCGGGTGCTCTCGACGGTCGAGCCGCAAAGGGTGCGGTTCCGGGCCGTGGCGCTGCAGAGCGATCTGCCTCGGCTGGCCGACGGGCAGAGGGCCAGCGTGGTCCCGGCGCAGGCGACGAGTGTTTCCCATCCGTTCGCGGGTACGCTGCGTTTGGCACCGACAGCCGACCCTGAACGGCGAACAGTGGATCTGATACTGGTGTCTGATGATGGCGTAGCGGCGCCGCTGTGGGCCAGAGCGGGTGTGTCGGCGTTTCTCGAAATCGTCCTCAGCGGAACAACCCATAAAGAACTGGCGATCCCGCTGCGTTGTGTGGCGCGCGATGGCACGCAGGCGATCGTCTTCCGTCGCGACCCTGCCGATCCTGACAAGGCAATCCGCCTCGAGGCGGATCTTGGTCTTGATGACGGCCGCTGGGTGGTGATCAAGAGCGGGGTCGCGGAAGGCAATGAAATCGTACTTGACGGTGTCTACCAGCTGATGGTGGCCACCAGCGGCAGCATCACCAGAGGGGGGCACTTTCATCCTGATGGTACGTTCCACGAAGGCGACGACTGA
- a CDS encoding lipid-binding SYLF domain-containing protein: MQRLTLLAVLVGLTCLFLLTIVPGCSTAPRTVGGRYDLERDAARTLSIAKRNDSSLSKFLTDARGYAVFPTVGKGAIGVGGAYGRGVLYEGGKIVGYCDLTQGTIGLQLGGQAYSQIIAFETQDAVDIFKSGNFAFSAQATAVALRSGAGANAKYADGVAVFTMDEAGLMFEAALGGQKFSYEPK; this comes from the coding sequence ATGCAACGCCTGACACTGCTTGCCGTGCTCGTGGGGCTGACGTGCCTGTTCCTGCTGACCATCGTGCCGGGTTGTTCGACCGCGCCGCGCACCGTCGGCGGGCGCTACGACCTCGAGCGCGATGCGGCCCGCACGCTCAGCATCGCCAAGCGCAACGATTCATCGTTGTCGAAGTTTCTTACCGACGCGCGAGGCTACGCGGTGTTCCCGACCGTGGGCAAGGGGGCCATCGGCGTCGGCGGGGCCTACGGACGCGGCGTGCTCTATGAGGGCGGCAAGATTGTCGGGTACTGCGACCTGACGCAGGGGACGATCGGGCTCCAACTCGGCGGACAGGCCTACAGCCAGATCATCGCCTTCGAGACGCAGGACGCGGTCGATATCTTCAAGAGCGGCAACTTCGCCTTCAGCGCGCAGGCGACAGCGGTGGCGCTGCGGTCGGGCGCGGGCGCCAACGCCAAATACGCCGACGGCGTGGCTGTGTTCACGATGGACGAGGCCGGGCTGATGTTCGAAGCGGCCCTGGGCGGGCAGAAGTTCAGTTACGAGCCCAAGTGA